In one Dermacentor albipictus isolate Rhodes 1998 colony unplaced genomic scaffold, USDA_Dalb.pri_finalv2 scaffold_11, whole genome shotgun sequence genomic region, the following are encoded:
- the LOC139051363 gene encoding brain acid soluble protein 1-like, with the protein MTGPAEGDDTARLVMDAAEAEDAAKGAGDQATPCAVGGGLAPDACAGTPPDRENATEDAAQEPAEETKEESKSSLTEASEQMETAEDQSAKSDPTSSNVGASVKRPLEKATDSSAANQGRGEDGPPSMTPTGRRSSYKPRPNTANADKKSEKKLPPLSSGTGPSGGSGGV; encoded by the coding sequence ATGACTGGGCCAGCCGAAGGCGACGACACGGCAAGGTTGGTGATGGATGCGGCCGAGGCCGAAGACGCGGCGAAAGGGGCAGGAGACCAGGCAACCCCATGTGCTGTAGGCGGTGGGCTTGCACCTGATGCGTGCGCGGGGACACCACCGGACAGGGAAAACGCTACGGAAGATGCGGCACAAGAGCCAGCCGAAGAGACCAAGGAAGAAAGCAAGAGCAGCCTAACGGAAGCCAGCGAGCAAATGGAGACAGCTGAGGACCAGTCGGCGAAGAGTGACCCTACGAGCAGCAATGTCGGAGCCTCGGTCAAACGGCCTCTTGAGAAGGCTACGGACAGCAGCGCAGCGAACCAAGGAAGAGGGGAAGACGGGCCGCCTTCGATGACGCCAACGGGCAGGCGCAGCAGCTACAAGCCACGACCGAACACCGCTAACGCAGACAAGAAGTCCGAGAAGAAGCTGCCACCGCTCTCCAGTGGTACCGGTCCATCGGGTGGCTCCGGGGGCGTCTAG